A genomic region of Ensifer adhaerens contains the following coding sequences:
- the proS gene encoding proline--tRNA ligase has product MRLSRFFMPILKENPKEAEIVSHRLMLRTGMIRQQSSGIYTWLPLGKRVLDKVNAIIREEQNRSGAVELLMPTLQSAELWQESGRYDAYGKEMLRIKDRQDRPMLYGPTNEEMITDVFRSYVKSYRDLPLNLYHIQLKFRDEIRPRFGTMRSREFLMKDAYSFDLDREGAEHAYNRMFAAYLRTFARMGLRAIPMRADTGPIGGNLSHEFIILADTGESEVFCHKDFLGFDIPGEETNFDDVAGLKAIFDKWTSRYAATSEMHDEAAFNAVAEGDRLSARGIEVGHIFYFGTKYSEAMGAKVLGPDGKEHAVHMGSYGIGPTRLVPAIIEASHDDNGIIWPKSISPFDGVIINMKAGDAACDSACETLYSELGKAGFDALLDDTDDRAGAKFATADLIGVPVQIIVGPRSIANGEVEVKDRKTGERETMTVEAAINKLTAKK; this is encoded by the coding sequence CATCCTGAAGGAAAATCCGAAGGAAGCGGAAATCGTTTCCCACCGCCTCATGCTCCGCACGGGCATGATCCGGCAGCAGTCCTCGGGCATCTATACCTGGCTGCCACTGGGCAAGCGGGTTCTCGACAAGGTCAATGCGATCATCCGCGAGGAACAGAACCGCTCGGGCGCAGTCGAACTGTTGATGCCGACGCTGCAGTCCGCCGAGCTCTGGCAGGAAAGCGGTCGCTACGACGCCTATGGCAAGGAAATGCTGCGCATCAAGGATCGTCAGGACCGGCCGATGCTTTACGGCCCGACCAATGAGGAAATGATCACGGACGTCTTCCGGTCCTACGTGAAGTCCTACCGTGACCTGCCGCTCAACCTGTACCACATCCAGCTGAAGTTCCGCGACGAGATCCGTCCGCGCTTCGGCACCATGCGTTCGCGCGAATTCCTGATGAAGGACGCCTATTCCTTCGACCTTGACCGGGAAGGGGCTGAACACGCTTACAACCGCATGTTCGCAGCCTATCTGCGTACCTTCGCGCGCATGGGCCTTCGCGCTATTCCGATGCGCGCCGACACGGGCCCGATCGGCGGCAACCTGAGCCACGAATTCATCATCCTCGCCGACACCGGCGAATCCGAAGTGTTCTGCCACAAGGACTTCCTCGGCTTCGACATTCCCGGCGAAGAAACCAATTTTGATGACGTCGCCGGTCTCAAGGCGATCTTCGACAAGTGGACCTCGCGTTACGCTGCGACATCGGAAATGCACGACGAGGCAGCCTTCAATGCTGTTGCCGAGGGCGACCGTCTGTCAGCGCGCGGGATCGAGGTCGGCCACATCTTCTACTTCGGCACCAAGTATTCCGAAGCCATGGGTGCCAAGGTGCTCGGCCCCGACGGCAAGGAGCATGCCGTGCACATGGGTTCCTACGGCATCGGCCCGACCCGCCTTGTGCCGGCGATCATCGAAGCCTCGCATGACGACAACGGCATCATCTGGCCGAAGTCGATCTCGCCGTTCGATGGCGTCATCATCAACATGAAGGCCGGCGATGCCGCTTGCGACAGCGCCTGCGAGACGCTCTACTCCGAACTCGGCAAGGCTGGATTCGATGCGTTGCTCGACGACACGGACGACCGCGCCGGTGCGAAATTCGCGACGGCGGACCTGATCGGAGTTCCGGTTCAGATTATCGTCGGTCCGCGTTCGATCGCCAACGGCGAGGTCGAGGTCAAGGATCGCAAGACCGGCGAGCGGGAAACGATGACCGTCGAAGCTGCGATCAACAAGCTGACCGCAAAGAAGTGA